Proteins encoded in a region of the Zea mays cultivar B73 chromosome 2, Zm-B73-REFERENCE-NAM-5.0, whole genome shotgun sequence genome:
- the LOC100502426 gene encoding uncharacterized protein LOC100502426: MKQMARKSMGGKAPRKQLATKGARKSETRTCGVKKAHQLRPGTAALCEIRQYKKSTELLIRKLLFQHLVGHDATWFLLDIAFYSHNRFQEDSTSISGIPMSNTRSAEEEEVLATSPNRCLTNCFKLIQSCFSWDAVPYRQPWPPPHMQVEFGCGSADLCPIPWLFFTTIGTNEEIIDITSDDDKVDNVVDQLIDEQIAAVVFVPACMEATPNNGINTSKTMETFAAHQSPEYDSGLKDKDQRISFEDEISEGGQAEQSTPQQELCAMPPDTSDRETVERTTRSIEVEHFSQVESKHKMNSMSVEASEHVTITQIEKKQVQQVEITQELDSLPICSREHSDEALEGERTVQAGLEQECEVLGILSTITSDIFAIGLSPNQYTVYFYQNLMACMMLIRRRFLLSFGRSWDAVTYKQPWPPPVHVVILGDGLSVRLTPWQPFDTDIYSFPVNRPESSASVFGIATESTQCAYDSQGNSVSTILLMMQRCLYEQMMQYKSEEGCTRVVKCLPPADASLLVWAVNQMTDPLIALMYAVQVMIFLKDKDESPREDVLLLQKDPFDGNRHQKPNVTLAISLRKDLGVIAACTAPTNEVPTYVEDYTSSSKSATAG; this comes from the coding sequence ATGAAGCAGATGGCGCGCAAGTCGATGGGCGGCAAGGCGCCGCGGAAGCAGCTGGCAACGAAGGGGGCGCGCAAGTCGGAGACGAGGACGTGCGGCGTGAAGAAGGCGCACCAGCTCCGCCCGGGCACCGCCGCGCTGTGCGAGATCCGTCAGTACAAGAAGAGCACGGAGCTGCTAATCCGCAAGCTCTTGTTCCAGCACCTCGTCGGCCACGACGCCACATGGTTCCTGCTCGACATCGCCTTCTACAGCCACAACAGGTTCCAGGAGGACTCCACCAGTATCAGCGGGATCCCCATGTCCAACACCAGGAGCGCAGAGGAGGAGGAGGTTCTCGCCACCTCGCCCAACAGGTGTTTGACGAATTGCTTCAAACTCATACAAAGTTGTTTTAGCTGGGATGCAGTGCCATATCGACAGCCTTGGCCACCACCTCATATGCAGGTTGAGTTTGGGTGTGGAAGTGCTGATTTATGTCCAATTCCATGGCTGTTTTTCACCACAATTGGTACCAATGAGGAGATAATTGACATCACATCTGATGATGACAAGGTTGATAATGTGGTTGATCAGCTGATTGATGAACAGATCGCAGCAGTAGTCTTTGTGCCAGCGTGTATGGAAGCTACGCCTAATAATGGGATAAATACAAGCAAAACCATGGAGACCTTTGCTGCTCATCAGTCTCCTGAGTATGATAGTGGATTGAAAGATAAGGATCAGAGAATATCATTTGAAGATGAGATATCTGAGGGTGGGCAAGCTGAACAAAGTACTCCACAACAGGAATTGTGTGCTATGCCACCAGATACTAGTGACCGTGAAACTGTTGAGAGGACAACCAGAAGTATTGAGGTGGAGCATTTCTCTCAGGTTGAGTCAAAGCATAAAATGAACTCTATGTCCGTGGAAGCTTCTGAGCATGTCACTATCACTCAGATTGAGAAGAAGCAGGTTCAACAAGTTGAGATAACTCAGGAGTTAGATTCACTGCCGATATGTTCTAGGGAGCATTCTGATGAGGCACTTGAAGGGGAGAGAACAGTGCAGGCTGGGTTGGAACAAGAGTGTGAGGTGCTGGGGATATTGTCAACGATCACCTCGGATATTTTTGCAATAGGGCTCAGTCCAAATCAGTATACCGTGTATTTTTATCAGAATTTGATGGCCTGCATGATGTTGATCCGTCGCAGATTCTTGCTGTCATTTGGACGTAGTTGGGATGCGGTGACGTACAAGCAACCATGGCCACCACCCGTGCATGTTGTGATACTAGGAGATGGCTTGTCCGTCAGGCTTACACCTTGGCAACCATTTGATACTGATATCTACAGCTTTCCTGTGAACAGACCAGAATCATCTGCAAGTGTCTTTGGTATTGCAACAGAATCAACGCAGTGTGCCTATGATTCCCAAGGAAACAGTGTCTCGACAATCCTCTTGATGATGCAAAGATGCCTTTATGAACAGATGATGCAATACAAATCTGAAGAGGGCTGTACTCGGGTAGTGAAATGCCTCCCACCGGCTGACGCAAGTTTACTTGTCTGGGCTGTTAATCAGATGACAGATCCATTGATTGCATTGATGTATGCGGTCCAAGTGATGATTTTTCTCAAGGACAAAGATGAGTCACCTCGAGAGGATGTTTTGCTGCTCCAGAAGGACCCATTTGATGGCAACAGGCATCAGAAACCCAACGTGACACTTGCCATCTCCTTGAGGAAAGATCTAGGAGTCATTGCTGCGTGCACTGCCCCAACCAACGAAGTACCAACATATGTGGAGGACTACACTAGTAGCTCAAAATCTGCAACTGCTGGCTAG
- the LOC103648199 gene encoding uncharacterized protein, giving the protein MVFAFVAGSRVAAAEALTTARFARQVLSGRWFTLLACLLILSASGATYAFGIYSRALKSALGYDQRAVATLAFFKDLGSNVGVPAGLLSEVAPPWAVLAAGAAMNLAGYLMVYLSLAGRVAAPAPPPLWLMCAYVCVGANSQAFAGTAALVTCVRNFPEARGAVLGLLKGYVGLSSAILAQIYLALYGGGADARSLVLLIAWLPAAVSVVFLGTVRVMPPPNGRTRRSTSRGGVGDVFLCLLYISVALAAYILVMIIVQRQASFSRAAYAASAAGLLVLLFLPLAVVVRQEYRIKHELEGSPSVDAPLPVMVTVVEKSIAMPLVEPAITTSDTPPSSSCLVGIRSFLRHAFSPPAHGEDYSIPQALVSVDMLVLFLAIACGAGGTLTAIDNMGQIGQSLDYPPKSVDAFVSLISVWNYAGRVTAGYGSEALLSRYRFPRPLALTLVLLASCAGHLLIALGVPRALYAASVLIGFCFGAQWPLLYAVISELFGLRRYPTLYNLGAVASPVGAYVLNVRVAGRLYDAEAARC; this is encoded by the coding sequence ATGGTGTTCGCGTTCGTGGCCGGCAGCCGGGTGGCGGCAGCAGAGGCGCTGACGACGGCGCGGTTCGCCCGCCAGGTGCTCTCCGGGCGATGGTTCACGCTGCTGGCGTGCCTGCTGATCCTGTCGGCGTCGGGCGCCACGTACGCGTTCGGCATCTACTCCCGGGCGCTCAAGTCGGCGCTGGGCTACGACCAGCGCGCCGTGGCCACGCTCGCCTTCTTCAAGGACCTGGGCAGCAACGTGGGCGTCCCAGCGGGGCTGCTCAGCGAGGTGGCCCCGCCGTGGGCGGTGCTCGCCGCCGGGGCCGCCATGAACCTCGCGGGCTACCTCATGGTCTACCTCTCCCTCGCCGGCCGCGTCGCCGCCCCGGCCCCGCCGCCGCTCTGGCTCATGTGCGCCTACGTCTGCGTCGGCGCCAACTCGCAGGCCTTCGCCGGCACCGCCGCTCTGGTGACGTGCGTCCGGAACTTCCCCGAGGCCCGCGGCGCCGTGCTCGGCCTGCTCAAGGGCTACGTCGGCCTCAGCAGCGCCATCCTCGCGCAGATCTACCTCGCCCTCTACGGCGGCGGCGCCGACGCCCGCTCGCTCGTCCTGCTCATCGCCTGGCTCCCCGCTGCCGTCTCCGTCGTGTTCCTCGGCACCGTCCGCGTCATGCCGCCGCCGAATGGCCGGACCAGGAGGAGCACGAGCCGCGGCGGAGTAGGCGACGTGTTCCTCTGCTTGCTCTACATCTCTGTCGCGCTCGCCGCGTACATCCTCGTCATGATCATCGTACAGAGGCAGGCCAGCTTCTCGCGCGCCGCCTACGCCGCGTCGGCAGCCGGGCTCCTCGTCCTTCTCTTCCTGCCCCTCGCCGTTGTCGTCAGGCAGGAGTACCGGATCAAACATGAGCTCGAGGGCTCCCCGAGTGTCGACGCACCCTTGCCCGTGATGGTGACGGTCGTTGAGAAATCCATCGCCATGCCATTGGTAGAGCCGGCGATCACTACTAGCGATACGCCACCGTCTTCCTCTTGCTTAGTAGGAATAAGATCCTTCTTGCGGCACGCGTTCAGCCCTCCGGCGCACGGCGAGGACTACTCCATCCCGCAGGCGCTGGTGAGCGTGGACATGCTGGTTCTGTTCCTGGCTATCGCCTGCGGCGCTGGCGGCACGCTGACGGCGATCGACAACATGGGGCAGATCGGGCAGTCGCTGGACTACCCGCCCAAGAGCGTGGACGCCTTCGTCTCCCTCATCAGCGTCTGGAACTACGCCGGCCGCGTCACCGCCGGGTACGGCTCCGAGGCGCTCCTGTCGCGCTACAGGTTCCCGCGGCCGCTGGCGCTCACGCTCGTCCTCCTCGCGTCCTGCGCCGGCCACCTGCTCATCGCCCTGGGCGTCCCGCGCGCGCTCTATGCGGCGTCGGTCCTCATCGGCTTCTGCTTCGGCGCGCAGTGGCCGCTGCTGTACGCCGTCATCTCCGAGCTGTTCGGGCTCAGGCGCTACCCCACGCTTTACAACTTGGGCGCCGTCGCCAGCCCCGTCGGCGCCTACGTGCTCAACGTGCGCGTCGCGGGCCGGCTCTACGACGCCGAGGCCGCCAGGTGTTAG
- the LOC103648200 gene encoding kinesin-like protein KIN-14P, which translates to MASTEQEAAVEAAAVVEEVTRQQGKGCGVAGGGDTVGSWRNIDIAWRKADEAAIRRYEAANWLRRIVGVVCAKDLAEEPSEEEFRIGLRNGIILCNALNKIQPGAVPKVVEVPSDSTAPVDGTALCAYQYFENVRNFLTGMQDLGLTTFEASDLEKGGQGVRVVDCVLAMKSFCDAKHVGKRSPFKYGGIVKPLSGKYVIRKNNEPYMKVMMRSHSAELLRDGISLEQIGLDFSLEPTETTATPDSIRMLVQTVLADKKPEEIPSVVESLLSKVINEYDCRIASQSEVVKDTMEQVKDTMEQVKDTMDTNDCNSVLRMDSPFDTNDTKSLSRVDSPQVESTTPSDLDKATENIKMDEDEQNASSLTEDVSTLVPLPVPVPLSNDIVINIPKIVRNFDQEEKQIQDLKSNMSTVKSFMEQLKLLYSEDLKKLGDHLRIISHAASGYRKVVEENRKLYNQIQDLRGNIRVYCRVRPFHPGKEFPSSSVAGIEDRTITVMVPSKHGKDGKKSFTFNSVFGPLATQADVFTDMQPLVRSVLDGFNVCIFAYGQTGSGKTFTMSGPKILTEEGLGVNYRALNDLFGIQEQRKDTICYEIAVQMMEIYNEQVRDLLQTGGNKKLEIRNNSQNGIAVPDANVVPVRSTADVIDLMNLGQKNRTVCSTAMNDRSSRSHSCLTVHVQGRDLTSGTVLRGCMHLVDLAGSERVDKSEVVGIGLKEAQHINKSLAALGDVIAALAQKSTHVPYRNSKLTQLLQDSLGGQAKTLMFIHIAPEPDAISESISTLKFAERVSTIELGAAKSSKEGGGGGGGEARELKEQIACLRAALARKDGDHESIRSTQSSPDIYRMGTGNASPASRHPIEDGIIENDSALGDLAEHSQFGSSNSLPELGPDATQDLAFYQRSNSEQQWSWSGSVATEDSDDFEVATNCSLELDCVRPSSAPKASGLSNGGGTAVKKIQVKGSKGSDVRGVNPGKRSSPLQKKPSGPSPTLIKKGGGEGRKTPNGKTGTKK; encoded by the exons ATGGCGTCGACGGAGCAGGAGGCGGCGGTCGAAGCGGCCGCCGTCGTGGAGGAAGTGACGCGGCAGCAGGGCAAAGGGTGCGGCGTCGCAGGAGGAGGGGATACCGTTGGGTCCTGGAGGAACATCGACATTGCCTGGCGCAAGGCGGATGAAGCTG CAATAAGAAGGTATGAGGCAGCCAACTGGTTGCGAAGGATAGTTGGGGTAGTGTGTGCGAAGGACCTTGCAGAAGAGCCTTCCGAGGAGGAATTCCGTATTGGCCTGAGAAATGGCATTATTCTCTGCAATGCACTCAATAAGATTCAACCTGGTGCGGTACCCAAG GTTGTGGAGGTTCCATCGGATTCTACTGCTCCTGTCGATGGTACAGCTCTCTGTGCATATCAGTACTTTGAGAATGTGAGGAATTTTCTCACTGGCATGCAAGATCTAGGTCTTACAACATTTGAGGCATCAGACCTGGAAAAG GGTGGACAAGGTGTTCGAGTTGTAGACTGTGTTCTTGCTATGAAGTCGTTTTGTGATGCTAAGCACGTGGGAAAACGATCTCCATTCAAATATGGTGGCATTGTAAAGCCTTTGTCTGGAAAGTATGTCATTCGCAAGAATAATGAACCTTATATGAAGGTGATGATGAGGAGTCACTCAGCTGAATTACTCCGGGATGGCATATCACTGGAGCAAATAGGTCTTGATTTTTCTCTAGAACCCACTGAAACA ACTGCTACTCCAGACTCCATCAGGATGCTTGTTCAAACAGTTCTCGCAGATAAGAAACCAGAAGAAATTCCATCA GTTGTGGAATCACTCTTGAGCAAAGTAATTAATGAATATGATTGTCGTATTGCTAGCCAGAGTGAAGTG GTGAAAGACACTATGGAACAGGTGAAAGACACTATGGAACAGGTGAAAGACACTATGGATACCAATGACTGTAACTCAGTTTTGAGAATGGATTCTCCGTTTGACACCAATGATACTAAGTCATTATCCAGAGTGGACTCTCCACAAGTGGAGTCTACTACCCCCAGCGATCTGGACAAG GCCACTGAAAATATTAAGATGGACGAAGATGAGCAGAATGCATCGAGTCTGACAGAAGATGTAAGCACATTAGTACCTCTACCAGTACCAGTACCACTAAGCAATGATATTGTAATTAATATCCCAAAGATAGTGAGAAATTTTGATCAAGAAGAGAAACAGATCCAG GATTTGAAAAGTAACATGTCCACTGTTAAGTCTTTCATGGAGCAGTTAAAACTGCTGTACTCTGAAGACCTTAAAAAGCTTG GTGATCATTTGCGTATTATTTCTCATGCGGCTTCTGGGTACCGCAAGGTTGTTGAGGAAAACCGCAAGCTTTACAACCAAATACAAGACCTTAGAG GAAATATCAGAGTTTATTGTCGAGTAAGACCTTTCCATCCTGGAAAAGAATTTCCCTCGAGCAGTGTTGCTGGAATAGAAGATAGAACCATCACAGTTATGGTACCATCAAAACATGGAAAAGATGGAAAGAAGTCCTTTACTTTCAACAGTGTCTTTGGGCCTCTGGCCACACAAG CGGATGTCTTTACAGACATGCAACCTTTGGTCCGTTCTGTTCTTGATGGCTTCAACGTATGTATATTTGCATATGGTCAAACTGGATCGGGAAAGACCTTTACAATG AGTGGTCCCAAAATTTTGACAGAAGAAGGGCTCGGTGTCAACTACAGAGCACTAAATGATCTATTTGGTATCCAGGAGCAGAGGAAAGATACAATTTGTTATGAAATTGCTGTACAGATGATGGAGATATACAACGAGCAAGTGAGAGATCTCCTTCAGACTGGCGGAAACAAAAA ATTGGAAATTCGAAATAATTCTCAAAACGGAATTGCAGTTCCAGATGCAAATGTGGTGCCAGTCAGATCGACCGCTGATGTAATTGACTTGATGAATCTGGGCCAAAAGAATCGAACAGTTTGCTCAACTGCCATGAATGACCGAAGTAGTCGCtcccatag CTGTCTGACTGTTCATGTTCAAGGACGAGATTTAACATCTGGAACAGTCCTAAGAGGTTGCATGCATCTTGTGGATCTAGCTGGCAGTGAAAGAGTCGATAAATCTGAAGTGGTAGGAATAGGATTAAAGGAGGCACAGCACATAAACAAGTCACTGGCTGCACTGGGAGATGTGATTGCAGCTCTAGCCCAGAAAAGCACACATGTTCCTTACAGAAACAGCAAACTTACTCAACTATTGCAAGACTCTCTTG GAGGACAAGCGAAAACATTGATGTTTATTCACATAGCCCCAGAACCAGATGCTATTAGTGAGTCCATAAGTACTTTGAAGTTCGCCGAGCGTGTTTCCACTATTGAGCTTGGAGCAGCCAAGTCAAGCAaggaaggaggaggaggaggaggaggagaagcCAGAGAGCTCAAAGAACAG ATTGCTTGCCTCAGGGCAGCATTAGCTAGGAAAGATGGAGATCATGAGAGCATACGAAGCACTCAATCGAGCCCAGACATATATAGAATGGGAACGGGTAATGCATCACCTGCGTCCAGGCACCCAATAGAAGATGGGATCATAGAG AACGACTCAGCATTGGGAGATTTGGCTGAACACTCACAGTTCGGGAGCAGCAATTCCCTACCAGAGTTGGGACCTGATGCCACACAAGATCTAGCCTTCTACCAAAGAAGCAACTCCGAACAGCAATGGAGCTGGTCTGGGTCTGTTGCAACGGAGGATTCCGATGATTTCGAGGTTGCAACTAATTGCTCGTTAGAGCTGGACTGCGTGAGGCCATCTAGTGCCCCAAAAGCTTCAGGTTTATCAAATGGAGGGGGCACAGCTGTAAAAAAGATCCAAGTCAAGGGTTCAAAAGGTTCAGACGTTAG GGGAGTGAATCCTGGAAAAAGGTCATCGCCATTACAGAAGAAGCCGAGTGGACCCTCACCGACGCTAATCAAGAAGGGCGGAGGTGAAGGAAGGAAGACTCCAAATGGTAAAACAGGAACCAAGAAGTAA